A window of Deltaproteobacteria bacterium contains these coding sequences:
- the ribB gene encoding 3,4-dihydroxy-2-butanone-4-phosphate synthase, with product MSHEKVQRALSAIREGRMVILVDDEDRENEGDLCCAADKVTPELINFMASKGRGLICLTMMEDRLKELKIPMMVDQNTSPFETAFTVSIEARTGVSTGISAADRARTIQVAVAEESTAEDLVRPGHVFPLRAREGGVLVRTGQTEGSVDLARMAGCYPAGVICEIMNEDGTMARMPDLKKFAEEHDTPILAIADLVQYRLTQESLVHPIVSRKVEHPTWGEVELWAFGTRLDGKQHLAVVKGDLFNGPPPLVRVHSGYPFANVFGDLFSNDRGWLNAALDRLGEEERGVMVCIDRGAPQTPLDKRIETLGDKRPVATRDNSGVLREYGIGAQILRQLGLNHIRLLTNNPRRLAAIKGFGLEVDEMVPLIQDETKMPTKIHELVSQDQKAGGEG from the coding sequence ATGAGCCACGAAAAAGTACAACGCGCCTTGAGCGCTATCCGTGAAGGCCGCATGGTCATCTTAGTTGATGACGAAGATCGCGAGAATGAAGGCGATTTGTGCTGTGCTGCTGATAAAGTTACCCCCGAATTGATCAACTTCATGGCCTCGAAAGGTCGAGGTTTGATCTGTCTCACCATGATGGAAGACCGGCTCAAAGAGCTTAAAATCCCGATGATGGTGGACCAGAATACCAGTCCCTTTGAGACTGCATTCACGGTTTCTATTGAGGCACGAACTGGTGTGAGCACAGGTATCAGTGCCGCCGATAGAGCCCGCACCATTCAGGTTGCTGTTGCTGAAGAGAGCACCGCTGAAGATTTGGTTCGACCAGGTCACGTATTTCCTTTGCGAGCTCGCGAGGGCGGCGTGTTGGTTCGAACGGGGCAAACAGAAGGCAGTGTCGATTTGGCACGAATGGCTGGATGTTATCCTGCAGGGGTCATCTGCGAAATTATGAACGAAGATGGCACGATGGCGCGCATGCCGGATCTTAAGAAGTTTGCGGAAGAGCACGATACGCCGATCCTCGCGATTGCGGATTTGGTTCAGTACCGTCTTACTCAAGAAAGCCTTGTGCACCCGATTGTTTCTCGCAAAGTGGAACACCCGACTTGGGGTGAGGTTGAGCTTTGGGCCTTTGGCACTCGGCTAGACGGAAAGCAGCACCTCGCGGTCGTAAAGGGAGACCTATTTAACGGCCCTCCGCCTCTGGTACGCGTGCACTCAGGTTACCCTTTCGCGAATGTATTTGGTGATCTCTTTTCAAACGATAGAGGTTGGCTAAACGCGGCACTCGATAGATTGGGCGAAGAAGAGCGCGGTGTGATGGTCTGTATTGACCGCGGCGCACCTCAAACTCCACTTGATAAGCGTATCGAGACATTGGGTGATAAACGTCCTGTAGCTACGCGCGATAACAGCGGCGTTTTGCGAGAGTATGGCATTGGAGCCCAAATTCTGCGTCAATTAGGGTTGAACCATATTCGTCTTCTGACCAATAACCCACGCCGCTTGGCGGCTATCAAAGGTTTTGGACTGGAAGTGGACGAGATGGTTCCATTGATTCAGGACGAGACGAAGATGCCAACGAAAATTCATGAATTGGTGTCGCAAGACCAAAAAGCAGGAGGCGAAGGATGA
- a CDS encoding riboflavin synthase: MMFTGLVECVGTVSRLQGRSPLRVTIQSTMNTSEVALGDSVAINGCCLTVVEKSKDSMTFEAATETMDRTTIARLQVAEEVNLERALRVGDRLGGHLVSGHVDAVGHVGVCEMRGSMLWVGVEVPDSVSRITVARGSITLNGVSLTVNDVDKSMIFVGLIPHTREVTTLKTLQIGQAINVEADMLGRYVEKLLATRQTPVSTGLTEQYLKDKGFA; encoded by the coding sequence ATGATGTTTACTGGTTTGGTCGAATGTGTAGGAACGGTCAGTCGCCTTCAAGGCCGCTCACCGCTGCGTGTGACGATTCAATCGACCATGAATACTTCAGAAGTCGCCCTCGGTGATTCGGTTGCCATCAACGGCTGCTGCCTTACAGTTGTCGAAAAGTCTAAAGATTCTATGACCTTCGAGGCTGCCACAGAAACAATGGACCGTACAACCATCGCTCGTCTTCAGGTTGCAGAGGAAGTCAATTTGGAGCGTGCGCTTCGCGTAGGTGACAGGCTTGGCGGACATCTGGTCTCTGGCCATGTGGATGCAGTAGGGCATGTTGGTGTCTGCGAAATGCGTGGCAGTATGCTTTGGGTCGGGGTCGAAGTGCCTGATAGTGTGAGTAGAATAACAGTTGCCCGTGGCTCAATTACCCTCAACGGGGTGAGTCTTACGGTCAACGATGTTGATAAGTCCATGATTTTTGTAGGTTTAATTCCTCATACCCGCGAAGTCACCACATTGAAGACCCTGCAAATTGGGCAGGCCATCAATGTGGAGGCTGATATGCTGGGGCGCTATGTGGAAAAGTTGTTAGCCACTCGCCAGACACCGGTTAGCACCGGGTTGACCGAGCAATACCTGAAAGATAAGGGGTTCGCATGA
- a CDS encoding CinA family nicotinamide mononucleotide deamidase-related protein: MTRIEALIIGDELLDGRVTDTNTVRLAQKLGEMGLKIQQRTTITDDLDIIICEAKRIAERETKVCVVSGGLGPTSDDITAESFARLLGVELERDAAQAQKITDRLIGRGREVTANQLKQADRPLGAEVIENHHGTAPGFAVVYQGCRFVSVPGVPREFDPMIESAVLAPLQETSAEPARVVLRTFGMVEAQVETKIKELSTKWPMVRLGFRAHFPTIDVSLSSDADDRPALEEAAGYAREKLGNHLFSEEKGPFAASLVKMLQEAQATVATAESCTGGKVGDLITDVSGSSAVFREGVVAYCNEVKVSRLAVKPETLEAHGAVSEPVVLEMARGVREKAGATYGLAISGIAGPSGGTPEKPVGTVFLAAVGEHFEEVRKLSLVYGRERNKVVSAFGVLDLLRRALQRRADS, translated from the coding sequence ATGACGCGTATTGAAGCCTTAATCATTGGCGATGAATTACTCGACGGGCGTGTGACTGACACCAATACAGTGCGTTTAGCCCAGAAGCTTGGTGAAATGGGCCTAAAGATTCAACAACGCACGACTATTACGGATGACTTGGACATTATCATTTGTGAGGCCAAGCGCATTGCGGAGCGCGAGACCAAGGTGTGTGTGGTCAGTGGAGGCTTGGGGCCGACCAGTGATGATATTACAGCTGAGTCTTTTGCACGCTTACTGGGCGTAGAGCTTGAGCGCGACGCAGCCCAGGCACAGAAAATTACGGACCGCTTGATTGGCCGTGGCCGTGAAGTGACGGCAAACCAACTGAAACAAGCAGACAGACCTCTTGGGGCAGAAGTGATTGAGAACCATCATGGCACTGCGCCGGGTTTTGCCGTGGTCTACCAAGGTTGTCGATTTGTCTCGGTACCAGGTGTGCCGCGCGAGTTTGATCCAATGATTGAAAGCGCGGTTTTGGCCCCATTACAGGAGACGAGTGCCGAACCCGCTCGTGTCGTTTTGCGAACCTTTGGGATGGTGGAAGCACAGGTCGAGACGAAGATTAAAGAATTGAGCACCAAGTGGCCGATGGTTCGTCTTGGGTTTCGAGCACATTTCCCAACCATTGATGTTTCACTCAGCAGCGATGCCGATGACCGTCCGGCTTTAGAAGAAGCGGCGGGCTACGCGCGGGAAAAATTAGGGAACCATCTCTTTAGCGAAGAGAAGGGACCGTTTGCTGCGAGTCTCGTAAAAATGCTGCAAGAGGCTCAAGCCACCGTTGCCACAGCCGAGTCGTGCACTGGAGGTAAGGTCGGAGATTTGATTACGGATGTATCTGGGAGTAGCGCGGTCTTTCGAGAGGGAGTCGTGGCCTATTGTAATGAGGTTAAGGTAAGCCGGTTGGCCGTCAAACCCGAAACACTTGAGGCCCACGGGGCAGTGAGTGAGCCCGTTGTTCTTGAAATGGCGCGGGGCGTTCGAGAAAAAGCGGGAGCGACCTATGGCTTAGCCATCAGCGGTATTGCTGGACCCTCAGGGGGAACGCCTGAAAAGCCAGTCGGCACGGTATTCTTGGCAGCCGTCGGAGAGCACTTTGAAGAAGTTCGGAAGCTATCTTTGGTCTATGGCCGGGAGCGCAATAAAGTGGTCAGCGCTTTTGGTGTTTTAGATTTGCTTCGCCGAGCCCTTCAGCGCAGAGCGGATTCTTAA
- a CDS encoding MBL fold metallo-hydrolase produces MGMLSIISSAKFLRHTNYFYLTAAFWLASSTGCATMNPIDPKSPEHHTETGFRNLFIESKAKGFGDMWKWKVSGEGPRGSDTDRKSVPRVDVDQASLNKPGSAPQVTWIGHSTVLFQMAGKTVITDPVFSDRCSPVSFAGPKRYQAPALSVAELPKVDFAVISHNHYDHLDKASVIAMGKEVHWLVPLGLKSWFNDLGIERVTELDWWAETTLSDVRFVATPTQHWSARGLADQFETLWASWLVEIDGVRFWFGGDTGYNDIQFKEIGKRFAPIDIAAIPIGAYEPRWFMKEMHVNPEEALNIHEDIGARWSFGVHWGTFQLTDEAPLDPRKDLLKFRDQKGLSEDEFTTLAIGETQTR; encoded by the coding sequence GTGGGAATGTTGAGCATCATCAGTTCTGCAAAGTTCTTAAGACATACAAACTATTTTTATTTAACGGCCGCGTTTTGGTTAGCCAGCTCCACGGGATGTGCCACGATGAACCCTATTGATCCTAAATCACCTGAACATCATACCGAGACCGGTTTTCGAAATCTTTTTATCGAATCCAAGGCCAAAGGTTTCGGTGATATGTGGAAGTGGAAAGTCTCGGGGGAGGGTCCGAGGGGCAGTGACACCGATAGGAAAAGTGTACCGCGGGTTGATGTAGATCAAGCCTCGTTAAATAAACCGGGCTCCGCGCCTCAAGTGACTTGGATAGGGCACTCCACTGTTCTTTTCCAAATGGCTGGTAAAACAGTCATAACAGATCCTGTTTTTTCCGACCGTTGCTCACCCGTTAGTTTTGCCGGCCCGAAGCGCTACCAAGCGCCAGCGCTCTCTGTCGCTGAGCTTCCTAAAGTGGATTTTGCGGTGATTTCCCATAACCACTATGACCATCTCGATAAAGCATCCGTGATTGCGATGGGTAAAGAGGTGCATTGGCTCGTACCGTTGGGTCTCAAATCCTGGTTCAACGACTTGGGTATTGAACGGGTCACCGAGCTGGACTGGTGGGCCGAGACCACGCTTAGCGATGTTCGTTTTGTGGCAACCCCAACTCAGCACTGGTCAGCCCGAGGCCTAGCTGACCAATTTGAAACGCTGTGGGCATCATGGTTGGTTGAAATAGATGGTGTCCGATTTTGGTTTGGCGGCGATACTGGCTACAACGATATTCAATTTAAAGAGATTGGAAAACGCTTTGCGCCGATTGATATCGCGGCGATTCCTATTGGTGCCTATGAGCCACGTTGGTTTATGAAAGAGATGCACGTGAATCCCGAAGAGGCGTTAAATATTCATGAAGATATTGGAGCGCGCTGGTCCTTTGGTGTTCACTGGGGAACGTTCCAACTTACGGATGAGGCGCCGCTCGACCCTCGAAAAGATTTACTCAAATTCAGAGACCAGAAGGGGCTCAGTGAAGATGAGTTTACAACCTTAGCAATTGGAGAAACGCAGACGCGTTAA
- a CDS encoding MATE family efflux transporter: protein MTSFSKDFELTRGEVLRFAIPSTLFSVLRHGYRTVDQYWIQHVSTEAQAAIGSSTFVLILFSGLFVMLSAGAGPLIARATGAGDLELRRKVLGASFYGVIFITLVTMVVGSVFAPEIATLLGLHGETHTECVRYLSALSLTCFPLVLIPLVDQAFIAMGSARTPMILHGAMLALNIVITPFMIHTMGLGIVGAALASNLSYLIGGSIGFAIIWKRAGATRSDIRLGFQLKRILRLGTPIGLGTISYALVYWGMLYTSISPLGPHVNAALGIGFSVLEGFTWPCFHGVELAVASFVGRSLGAGRPDQARRAIRLALPLSLFLGVVSSVAFYFGAEFLTGIFTEDQKVHDQAILYATILAFSQIFVAITVLNEGVLAGAGDTRTVFWLTTPLTVVRVPLAYFFAFTLGYGAAGIWWAINLTTYAKAIATSIACFRGRWAEQEI, encoded by the coding sequence ATGACCAGTTTTAGTAAAGACTTTGAGCTGACTCGCGGCGAGGTGTTGCGGTTTGCAATTCCCAGTACACTCTTCTCTGTATTACGTCATGGCTACCGAACCGTGGACCAGTATTGGATTCAACATGTATCCACTGAGGCGCAAGCCGCTATTGGCTCCTCTACTTTTGTTCTGATTCTATTTTCGGGCCTCTTCGTGATGCTCTCGGCGGGCGCGGGTCCTTTGATTGCGCGTGCGACAGGAGCTGGGGATCTAGAGCTGCGGCGAAAGGTGCTTGGGGCCTCGTTTTACGGAGTCATCTTTATTACGCTTGTAACGATGGTTGTGGGCTCTGTTTTCGCGCCTGAAATAGCGACCCTGCTGGGCCTTCACGGGGAGACCCATACTGAATGTGTTCGATACCTTTCCGCGTTGTCGCTAACCTGCTTCCCGTTGGTTCTCATACCACTGGTTGATCAGGCGTTTATCGCGATGGGCAGTGCACGAACGCCGATGATTCTCCATGGCGCTATGCTCGCTTTAAACATCGTGATTACGCCCTTTATGATTCACACGATGGGTCTTGGAATTGTGGGCGCAGCTTTGGCTTCTAACCTTTCCTATTTAATCGGCGGAAGTATTGGTTTTGCGATTATTTGGAAAAGAGCAGGTGCGACTCGCTCGGATATTCGATTGGGCTTCCAGCTTAAAAGAATTTTGCGATTGGGTACCCCGATTGGCCTGGGGACCATCTCTTATGCGCTGGTGTATTGGGGAATGCTCTATACTTCGATCTCTCCTTTAGGGCCTCATGTGAACGCCGCCTTAGGTATAGGATTCTCGGTGCTCGAGGGTTTCACGTGGCCATGCTTCCATGGAGTGGAACTGGCAGTGGCATCTTTTGTGGGCCGAAGTTTAGGCGCGGGACGCCCAGACCAAGCACGCCGGGCCATCCGGTTGGCGCTGCCACTTTCGTTGTTTTTAGGCGTGGTGTCCTCAGTGGCTTTTTATTTCGGTGCAGAGTTCCTAACTGGCATTTTTACCGAAGACCAGAAGGTACATGACCAGGCCATTTTATACGCCACGATTTTAGCTTTCTCGCAGATATTTGTCGCAATCACGGTGCTTAATGAAGGTGTGCTCGCTGGGGCCGGAGATACTCGAACGGTCTTTTGGCTGACCACGCCGCTTACTGTCGTGCGGGTACCGCTTGCTTACTTTTTTGCATTTACGCTGGGCTATGGTGCCGCTGGGATCTGGTGGGCTATCAACTTAACGACGTACGCAAAGGCGATAGCAACGAGTATTGCCTGTTTTCGTGGTCGTTGGGCGGAGCAAGAAATCTAG
- a CDS encoding phosphatidylglycerophosphatase A, which produces MRAFDYLILTFSSAGGLGYAPKAPGTFGTLMGIPLWWALSQLQLPVWQFVLVVALLTAFAVWVSGHAERIYGSHDSGKIVIDEVVGFLATVIAVDFGLREVIVAFIMFRIFDIIKPPPIGTVDKKVEGGFGVVIDDTIAGLMACPLVHGVLYLMDKFL; this is translated from the coding sequence ATGCGCGCTTTTGATTATTTGATTCTAACTTTTTCAAGTGCAGGTGGGCTCGGTTACGCCCCGAAAGCACCCGGTACCTTTGGTACCTTGATGGGCATCCCGCTTTGGTGGGCGCTCTCGCAGTTGCAGCTCCCCGTATGGCAGTTCGTCCTGGTTGTGGCTTTGCTAACTGCTTTCGCCGTTTGGGTGTCTGGTCACGCGGAGCGAATTTATGGGAGCCATGATTCGGGCAAGATTGTTATCGATGAAGTTGTCGGTTTTCTAGCCACCGTGATTGCTGTGGATTTTGGTCTTCGTGAAGTCATTGTCGCTTTTATCATGTTTCGGATTTTCGACATTATTAAGCCTCCGCCCATTGGCACCGTGGATAAGAAAGTCGAAGGCGGTTTTGGTGTGGTGATTGATGACACCATCGCCGGACTCATGGCTTGCCCACTGGTTCACGGCGTTCTTTACCTAATGGATAAATTCCTCTAG
- the ftsZ gene encoding cell division protein FtsZ, which translates to MIHLDDYNAQDALIKVIGVGGGGGNAINTMIEHNITGVEFIAANTDQQALAKNLAGVKIPLGSTLTKGLGAGANPDVGREAALEDREQIAACLDGADMVFVTCGMGGGTGTGAAPVIAELARSMGCLTVGVVTKPFFFEGNRRRRHAEGGIMELRDSVDTLITIPNQRLLSITDQNTPMMDAFKSVDTVLLNAVQGISDLITCHGVVNVDFADVRTVMTDQGMALMGTGRATGENRAIEAASQAIDSPLLEDVSIDGATGILLNLTGGRNMSLNDVHQASTQIQEAADEDAEIIFGAVIDDTMEAEELKVTVIATGFDRRDSRRPDPAAGSNMMVAKETHDIPTKIRLDREKNQFAKVRAPEAAVEVEEATFDVPAFMRRRPQ; encoded by the coding sequence ATGATTCACCTGGACGACTATAATGCACAAGATGCATTGATTAAGGTCATCGGAGTTGGCGGTGGTGGTGGTAATGCCATCAACACAATGATTGAGCACAATATTACCGGCGTAGAATTTATCGCCGCAAACACGGATCAGCAGGCTTTGGCGAAAAACCTAGCGGGCGTTAAGATTCCACTTGGGTCAACGCTCACCAAGGGTCTCGGCGCTGGTGCTAATCCAGATGTGGGCCGCGAAGCTGCACTTGAGGACCGTGAGCAAATTGCTGCATGTCTCGATGGTGCAGATATGGTTTTCGTCACCTGTGGTATGGGCGGCGGAACTGGTACCGGAGCTGCACCTGTGATTGCGGAACTCGCACGCTCGATGGGCTGCTTGACTGTTGGTGTTGTCACAAAGCCATTCTTCTTTGAAGGCAACCGTCGGCGCCGTCATGCTGAAGGCGGTATCATGGAGCTTCGTGATTCTGTTGATACTTTGATCACGATTCCAAACCAGCGACTGCTTTCAATTACTGATCAAAACACGCCCATGATGGATGCATTTAAGTCTGTCGATACCGTTTTGCTAAACGCGGTACAGGGCATCAGTGATTTGATTACGTGTCACGGTGTCGTAAACGTCGATTTTGCTGATGTTCGAACAGTTATGACTGATCAAGGCATGGCGTTGATGGGTACCGGGCGTGCGACGGGTGAAAATCGAGCAATCGAAGCAGCCAGCCAAGCCATTGATTCGCCTCTTCTTGAAGATGTGAGCATTGATGGGGCAACCGGCATTCTTCTGAACCTGACTGGTGGACGCAACATGAGCCTTAACGATGTTCATCAAGCCTCTACTCAAATCCAAGAAGCAGCCGATGAAGATGCGGAAATCATCTTTGGCGCTGTTATCGATGATACGATGGAAGCAGAAGAGCTTAAAGTCACAGTGATTGCCACGGGCTTTGACCGCCGGGACTCACGACGTCCTGATCCGGCAGCTGGCTCCAACATGATGGTTGCCAAGGAAACTCATGACATTCCTACAAAAATTCGTTTAGACCGCGAAAAGAACCAGTTTGCTAAGGTGCGTGCACCTGAAGCTGCGGTTGAAGTTGAAGAAGCTACTTTTGATGTTCCCGCTTTTATGCGCCGTCGTCCTCAGTAA
- the ftsA gene encoding cell division protein FtsA → MAQDENLIVGLDIGTTKICAIVAAVQSDGSVEIQGIGTHPSRGLRKGVVINIEATVASIKEAIREAELMAGCEISHVYAGIAGGHIKGLNSHGIVAVKDKEVTEADVERVIDAARAIAIPLDREVIHILPQEYVIDDQDGIREPLGMSGVRLESKVHIVTGAVTSAQNIIKCAQRCGLTVADIVLEQLASSEAVLSQDEKELGVALIDIGGGTTDLAIWSEGSIIHTSVLAIGGAHISNDIAVGLRTPMDDAERIKQKFGCAMASMVDEEETIEVPSVGGRKPRVLSKRILTEIIEPRVEEMFSLVHQEIQRTGYEDLLASGVVITGGATLLEGMPELAEDILGLPVRLGMPEDLGGLMDVVRSPVYSTGVGLVLYGRDHEDHRYFKVREENVYTKVKSRMKSWLGDIF, encoded by the coding sequence ATGGCACAAGATGAAAATCTCATCGTCGGCTTAGATATCGGCACCACCAAAATCTGCGCAATCGTCGCAGCAGTCCAATCAGACGGCTCCGTAGAAATACAAGGCATCGGAACGCATCCATCTCGTGGTTTGCGCAAGGGCGTGGTGATTAACATCGAGGCCACAGTCGCATCGATTAAGGAAGCCATTCGTGAGGCTGAATTAATGGCAGGCTGTGAGATTTCCCATGTTTATGCTGGCATTGCAGGTGGGCATATCAAGGGTCTGAACAGTCACGGTATTGTCGCGGTAAAAGACAAGGAAGTCACTGAAGCGGATGTTGAGCGAGTCATTGACGCAGCTCGTGCCATTGCCATTCCATTGGACCGCGAAGTCATTCATATCTTGCCTCAAGAATATGTCATTGACGACCAAGACGGTATTCGTGAGCCTCTTGGCATGAGCGGTGTGCGTTTGGAGTCAAAGGTTCATATCGTAACTGGCGCTGTGACCAGTGCTCAAAACATCATCAAATGCGCTCAGCGCTGCGGTCTGACCGTAGCCGACATCGTCCTCGAGCAGCTCGCGTCTTCCGAAGCAGTACTGTCTCAGGATGAAAAAGAGTTGGGTGTAGCACTGATTGATATTGGTGGCGGAACAACCGACCTGGCGATTTGGAGCGAGGGCAGCATCATTCATACCTCGGTTTTAGCCATTGGTGGTGCTCACATCAGCAACGATATCGCCGTGGGGCTGCGTACTCCGATGGATGACGCCGAGCGAATCAAGCAGAAATTTGGATGCGCGATGGCAAGTATGGTGGATGAAGAAGAAACCATCGAAGTGCCAAGTGTGGGTGGTCGTAAACCCCGCGTACTTTCTAAGAGAATTCTTACTGAAATTATTGAGCCGCGGGTTGAAGAGATGTTCTCTCTGGTTCATCAAGAGATTCAGCGAACTGGCTACGAAGATCTCTTGGCAAGTGGCGTGGTGATTACTGGAGGAGCAACATTGCTTGAAGGTATGCCAGAGCTTGCCGAAGATATTTTAGGGCTTCCGGTGCGATTGGGGATGCCGGAAGATCTAGGCGGGTTGATGGATGTGGTGAGAAGCCCTGTCTATTCAACAGGTGTTGGACTCGTCCTCTACGGGCGTGACCACGAAGACCACCGTTACTTTAAGGTACGAGAAGAAAACGTTTATACGAAGGTCAAGAGCCGAATGAAGTCTTGGCTCGGTGATATTTTTTAG